ATCGACACGGCCGACCTAAACAGCTTCGAGGCGACCTACGACCTCGTGCGCACGATGCGCGCATCGGTGCTGGTGCTTGGGCCTCTCCTCGCCCGCTTCGGCCAGGCCCGCGTCTCCCTCCCCGGCGGCTGCGCTATCGGCGCCCGCCCCATCAACCTCCATCTGAAGGGGCTTGCCGCGCTCGGCGCGGAGATCACCCTGGAGCACGGCTATGTCGAGGCAAAGGCGAAGCGCCTGAAGGGTGCGCGCATCAACTTCGACATCTCCACCGTGGGGGGGACAGAGCAGCTCCTTATGGCGGCGGCGATGGCGAAGGGGGAGACGATCCTGGAAAACGCGGCGCGCGAGCCGGAGATCGTCGATCTGGCTGAGATCCTCATCAAGATGGGGGCGAAGATCGAGGGGGCCGGCACCGATACCATCAAGATCCAGGGTGTGGAGGAGCTCAAGCCGGCGAATCACTCCGTGATGCCGGACCGCATCGAGGCGGGCACCTTCATGATCGCTTCCGCGATTACCGGCGGGGATGTGAAGATCCACAACATGCGCCTTGAGCACCTGGACGCCCTCTCCTTCAAGCTGCAGGATGCCGGGGTGGAGATCACCAACAAGGACGGCGTCGTCCGCGTGAAAGGCCCGAAGAAGATCAAGCCGGTGAACATAAAGACGAGGCCGTACCCCGGGTTCCCCACCGACATGCAGGCCCAGTTCATGGCGCTCATGTGCCTTGCCGACGGCGCCAGCGTCGTCTCCGAGAACATCTTCGAGAACCGCTTCATGCACGTCTCCGAGCTTCTGCGCTTCGGTGCCGACATCCTCTGTGAAGGGAACAGCGCGACGGTGAAAGGGGTGAAGAAGCTTTCGGGCGCACCGGTGATGGCGACGGATCTGCGCGCATCGGCTTCCCTCATCCTCGCGGCGCTTGCCGCTGACAACACCAGCGAGATCTCGCGCATCTACCACCTGGACCGCGGCTACGAGTCGATCGAGAAGAAGCTCGCCGCACTCGGGGCGGACGTCGTACGCGTGAAAGAGGAAAACTAGAAAGGCTCTGCAATGACTGATTTCATCACCATAGCTATCCCGAAAGGGCGGATCCTGCAGGACTCTGTGGCGCTCTTCAAAAAGATCGGCATCGACTGCGAGGAGCTTCTGTGCGATACCAGAAAGCTCATCTTCGAGAACCAGGAGCAGAAGATGCGCTACATGATCGTGCGCGCCACGGACGTCCCGACCTACGTCGAGTACGGCTGCGCCGATCTCGGCATCGTGGGGAAGGACACGCTCCTCGAGCAGGGGAAGGATCTGTACGAGCCGCTCGATCTTAAATTCGGCTACTGCCGCCTTATGGTGGCGGAGCCAGCGGAACTCTCCAATGACGACGATCCTTCCGTCTGGACGAACATCCGCATCGCCACGAAATACCCCAATATCACGGAGCGGTATTTTGCGGCGAAAGGGGTGCAGGTGGAGCTCATCAAGCTGTACGGTTCGATCGAGCTCGCCCCGCTGGTCGGACTCTCCGAGCGCATCGTCGACCTCGTCTCCACCGGGGAGACGCTGAAGCAGAACGGGCTGGTGGAGGTGGAGACGATAGCCGAGATCACCTGCCGCCTCATCGTGAACCGCGCCAGCATGAAGACAAAGCACGAGCGGATCACCCGGATCATCGAAGGGCTGGAGAAGTATATCTAGCGAACCAAGGACCCCATCCCCACCCTGTCCCTCCCCTTGAAAGGGAGGGGACGTCTGGGCACCTGCACTCTGAGGGTGAGAAGAGGGGGGGCGGTAGTCGGGAAGTGCCCCAAAACCTGTGTGAGGTGATGTGATGCAATTTCTTGATATAAGGGAGCCGGATTTTCAGGAGAGATTCGACGCCATCGTGGCCCGCGGCGAAGAGGTGGACCGCGAGGTCGAGGGTGTCGTTCTCTCCATCATCAACGACGTCCGCGCCCGCGGCGACGAGGCGGTACTGGAGTACACCCGGCGCTTCGACCGGCTGGAGTGCTCTGCCGCTTCTCTGGAGGTGAGCGCTGCCGAGATCGACGCGGCCTTCGCCGCGGTCGATCCGGCGGAGATCGCGGCGCTGAAGCTCGCGGCGCAGCGGGTTGCCGCCTTCCACGAAAAGCAGAAACAGCAGAGCTGGCTCTCCACGGAGGAGCCGGACATCATGCTGGGGCAGAAGGTCACCCCTCTTACCCGCGTCGGCATCTACGTCCCCGGCGGAAAGGCAAGCTACCCCTCCAGCGTCATCATGAACGCCGTCCCCGCGAAGGTGGCGGGGGTAAAAGAGATCATCATGGTGGCACCCACACCCGGCGGCGAGGTCAATCCGCACGTCCTGGTGGCGGCGAAGCTTTCCGGCGTCGACCGCGTCTTCCGCATCGGCGGCGCGCAGGCCGTTGCCGCGCTCGCGTACGGGACGGCCACCATCCCGCAGGTGGACAAGATCACCGGCCCGGGGAACATCTACGTCGCTACCGCGAAGAAGCTCGTATTCGGGCGCGTCGGCATCGACATGATCGCGGGCCCAAGCGAGATCCTCGTCATAAACGACGGGAGCGGCAACCCGGCCCACATCGCGGCGGACCTCCTCTCCCAGGCGGAGCACGACGAGCTTGCCTCTTCGGTCCTCATCACCACCGATCGCGCGTTCGGCGAGCGGGTGGCGGAGGAAGTGGAGCGCCAGCTGCAGGTTCTATCACGCCAGGCAATCGCGCGCAAATCGTGGGAGTCGTTCGGGGTCATTGTCGTTGCCGGGACGATCGGGGAGGCCGTCGCCTTCTCCAACCGCCTTGCCCCGGAGCACCTGGAACTCGCGGTCGATCACCCTTTCGACCTTCTTCCTTCCATCACCAATGCGGGCGCCATCTTCCTCGGGCATTACACCCCGGAGGCATCGGGAGACTACCTCGCCGGCCCCAATCACACCCTGCCCACCGGCGGCACCGCCCGGTTCTTCTCTCCGCTCTCCGTTGACGACTTCGTGAAGAAGAGCTCCATCATCCACTTCTCTAAAGAGGGGCTCAACAGGCTCGGGCGCGAGATCGTGAGGATCGCGGATCTCGAGGGGCTTGAGGCGCACGCGAAGTCGGTAAGCATCCGGCTCGGCGAGTAACCTATCCTCCTCCGGGAGGAGAGGATCACCTATTCACCACCTGCGTCGCGGCGAAGCCGGTGGGATTTCGATTTTTCAGAGGAGGAAGCCATGTCCAGAAAAGCCGTTATCGAGCGGGTCACCAAGGAGACCCAGATCAAGCTCTGTCTCTCCATCGACGGGAAGGGGGAGACGCGCATCTGCACTTCCGTCCCGTTCCTGGACCACATGCTCGATCTCTTCGCGCGTCACGGCCTTTTCGATCTCAACGTGGAGGCGAGCGGCGACATCGAGATCGACTTCCATCATGTGACCGAGGATGTGGGGATCGTTCTCGGCTCGGCGATGAAGGAGGCGGTCGGCGACAAGTGCGGCATCCGTCGCTACGGGCACGCGGTGGTTCCCATGGACGAGACGCTGGCAAGCGTGACGGTCGACCTCTCCGGCAGGCCGTACCTCGTCTACAATGCACAGCTTCCGAAGGTGAAGATCGGCGACTTCGACGTCGAGCTGGTGCGCGAGTTCATGCAGGGGTTCGTCAACAGCTGCGGCGCCAACGTCCACGTGAACGTCATGTACGGCGACAACGTGCATCACATCGTGGAGGCCTGCTTCAAGGCCTTCGCCCGCGCGCTCGACCAGGCAACCCAGATGGACCCCCGCATCGAAGGGGTCATGTCCACCAAGGGGAAGCTGTAAGGCGCAAAGCGCAGCAGGCTCACGCCTCGCTGCCCGCATTCATCCCCGGCAGGAGCCCTCGCGTCCCCTCCCTTTCAAGGGGAGGGACAGGGTGGGGATGGGGTCAGTCCACACGTTCCACAGAACAAACGCGCACTCTCACGTGCTGCTCTGGAAGGTCTCATATGATAGCAATAATCGATTACGGCATGGGCAATCTGCGGTCGGTGCAGAAGGGTTTTGAAAAGGTCGGCTATGAAGCGGTCGTCACCTCCGATCCGAAGACCCTTCTGGAGGCGGAGCGGGTGGTGCTCCCCGGCGTGGGGGCGTTCCGCGACTGCATGAACAACCTTGAGCAGGCGGGGTTCGTGGAGCCGATCCTCAGGGTGATCAAGGAGGGACGCCCCTTCCTCGGGATCTGCCTCGGCCTGCAGCTCCTCTTCACCGAGAGCGAGGAGTTCGGCACCCACAAGGGGCTCGACGTTATTCCCGGGAAGGTCGTGCGTTTCGAGGACGGGATGGAAGAGGGCGGCGAGCAGCTCAAGGTGCCGCACATGGGGTGGAACCAGCTGGCGGTGAAGCGCGAGGCTCCGGTATTCCAGGGGATCGGCGATGGTACGAACGTGTATTTCGTGCACTCCTACTACGTGAAGCCTGAGGACGAGAATGTGGTGGCGGCGACGACCACCTATGGCGTCGAGTTTTGCTCCGCCATCTGGCGCGACAACGTCATGGCCACACAGTTCCACCCGGAGAAGTCGCAGGAGATGGGTCTGGCGATGCTGAGGAATTTTGCCCAGATGAAGTAGGACCCGGCCCGACAGGTCGCGCCGAATTTTTAGAAGTGGAGATGACATGATCGTAATTCCCGCAATAGATCTGAAGGGTGGCCAGTGCGTCCGGCTGGAGCAGGGGCTCATGGAGAAGGACACCGTCTTTAACGACAACCCCGGCGCGCAGGCCGCCGAGTGGCAGCGTCAGGGGGGGGAGCTCCTGCACATCGTCGACCTCGACGGCGCCTTCGCAGGGGAGCCGCGCAACCGCAGCGCCATCGAGTCGATCGTGAGCTCCGTCACCATTCCCACCCAGCTCGGCGGCGGGATCAGGGACATCGCCACGGTGGAGGCATACCTCTCTCTCGGGATCAGTCGGGTCATCATCGGGACGGCGGCACAGAGAAACCCCGAGTTCGTGAAGGAGGCGTGCGAGCGCTTCCCGGGGCAGATCGTGGTGGGGATCGACGCAAAGAACGGCATGGTCGCGGTGCAGGGTTGGGCCGAGGTCACCGGGACTACCGCCGTCGATCTGGCGCGCCAGCTGGAGGGTTACGGCGTGAGCGCCATCATCTATACAGACATCAGCCGCGACGGCATGATGCAGGGGCCGAACCTGCAGGCGACGCGGGCGCTCGCGGAAGCGATCAGCATCCCGGTCATCGCCTCCGGCGGCCTCTCCTCGCTGAAGGACATCGAGAACCTCATGTCGATCGAGCAGTACGGC
The DNA window shown above is from Geomonas sp. RF6 and carries:
- the hisB gene encoding imidazoleglycerol-phosphate dehydratase HisB translates to MSRKAVIERVTKETQIKLCLSIDGKGETRICTSVPFLDHMLDLFARHGLFDLNVEASGDIEIDFHHVTEDVGIVLGSAMKEAVGDKCGIRRYGHAVVPMDETLASVTVDLSGRPYLVYNAQLPKVKIGDFDVELVREFMQGFVNSCGANVHVNVMYGDNVHHIVEACFKAFARALDQATQMDPRIEGVMSTKGKL
- the hisA gene encoding 1-(5-phosphoribosyl)-5-[(5-phosphoribosylamino)methylideneamino]imidazole-4-carboxamide isomerase, with amino-acid sequence MIVIPAIDLKGGQCVRLEQGLMEKDTVFNDNPGAQAAEWQRQGGELLHIVDLDGAFAGEPRNRSAIESIVSSVTIPTQLGGGIRDIATVEAYLSLGISRVIIGTAAQRNPEFVKEACERFPGQIVVGIDAKNGMVAVQGWAEVTGTTAVDLARQLEGYGVSAIIYTDISRDGMMQGPNLQATRALAEAISIPVIASGGLSSLKDIENLMSIEQYGVTGVITGKAIYSGAIKLAEAIALTKGQK
- the hisG gene encoding ATP phosphoribosyltransferase — its product is MTDFITIAIPKGRILQDSVALFKKIGIDCEELLCDTRKLIFENQEQKMRYMIVRATDVPTYVEYGCADLGIVGKDTLLEQGKDLYEPLDLKFGYCRLMVAEPAELSNDDDPSVWTNIRIATKYPNITERYFAAKGVQVELIKLYGSIELAPLVGLSERIVDLVSTGETLKQNGLVEVETIAEITCRLIVNRASMKTKHERITRIIEGLEKYI
- the hisH gene encoding imidazole glycerol phosphate synthase subunit HisH; translated protein: MIAIIDYGMGNLRSVQKGFEKVGYEAVVTSDPKTLLEAERVVLPGVGAFRDCMNNLEQAGFVEPILRVIKEGRPFLGICLGLQLLFTESEEFGTHKGLDVIPGKVVRFEDGMEEGGEQLKVPHMGWNQLAVKREAPVFQGIGDGTNVYFVHSYYVKPEDENVVAATTTYGVEFCSAIWRDNVMATQFHPEKSQEMGLAMLRNFAQMK
- the hisD gene encoding histidinol dehydrogenase, with amino-acid sequence MQFLDIREPDFQERFDAIVARGEEVDREVEGVVLSIINDVRARGDEAVLEYTRRFDRLECSAASLEVSAAEIDAAFAAVDPAEIAALKLAAQRVAAFHEKQKQQSWLSTEEPDIMLGQKVTPLTRVGIYVPGGKASYPSSVIMNAVPAKVAGVKEIIMVAPTPGGEVNPHVLVAAKLSGVDRVFRIGGAQAVAALAYGTATIPQVDKITGPGNIYVATAKKLVFGRVGIDMIAGPSEILVINDGSGNPAHIAADLLSQAEHDELASSVLITTDRAFGERVAEEVERQLQVLSRQAIARKSWESFGVIVVAGTIGEAVAFSNRLAPEHLELAVDHPFDLLPSITNAGAIFLGHYTPEASGDYLAGPNHTLPTGGTARFFSPLSVDDFVKKSSIIHFSKEGLNRLGREIVRIADLEGLEAHAKSVSIRLGE
- the murA gene encoding UDP-N-acetylglucosamine 1-carboxyvinyltransferase, which translates into the protein MDKLVIKGGKRLSGEVSVSGSKNAALPIFISTILAPGCHEISNVPFLRDINTTVKVLEHLGARVEGRGNVVRIDTADLNSFEATYDLVRTMRASVLVLGPLLARFGQARVSLPGGCAIGARPINLHLKGLAALGAEITLEHGYVEAKAKRLKGARINFDISTVGGTEQLLMAAAMAKGETILENAAREPEIVDLAEILIKMGAKIEGAGTDTIKIQGVEELKPANHSVMPDRIEAGTFMIASAITGGDVKIHNMRLEHLDALSFKLQDAGVEITNKDGVVRVKGPKKIKPVNIKTRPYPGFPTDMQAQFMALMCLADGASVVSENIFENRFMHVSELLRFGADILCEGNSATVKGVKKLSGAPVMATDLRASASLILAALAADNTSEISRIYHLDRGYESIEKKLAALGADVVRVKEEN